From Gimesia panareensis, the proteins below share one genomic window:
- a CDS encoding DUF3147 family protein, which translates to MYYFIKVALTAVVVVAVAEISKRSSLLGGALASLPLVSFLGMIWLYIDTGSTDKVAELSRNIFWLVLPSLSFFLLLPILLKKGVGFGASFGISTAVMIGFYLGMMFCLKKFGIQ; encoded by the coding sequence ATGTATTATTTCATTAAGGTGGCCCTGACCGCAGTCGTGGTCGTGGCGGTAGCGGAAATCTCCAAACGCAGCTCTCTGTTAGGCGGTGCCCTGGCCTCCCTGCCGCTGGTCTCTTTTCTGGGGATGATCTGGCTCTATATCGATACCGGCAGCACCGACAAAGTGGCCGAGCTGTCCCGCAATATCTTCTGGCTGGTGCTGCCCTCCCTCTCCTTCTTTCTGCTGCTGCCGATCCTGTTGAAAAAAGGCGTCGGTTTCGGTGCCAGTTTCGGCATCTCAACCGCGGTGATGATCGGTTTCTATCTGGGCATGATGTTCTGTTTGAAGAAATTCGGGATTCAGTGA
- a CDS encoding efflux RND transporter permease subunit yields the protein MLNSIIRLSLTHRTLVLAACVVILAYGGYLTTTLPIDVFPDLDRPRVVILTQCPGMSSEEVETLVTYPIETAILGANGVEDVRSQSSQGMNVIYIEFGWKTEPRYARQIVSERLATVPMPPGIRPMMTPQASIMGQILHVGIHRRTGPQGGTLVPVGQTGLLAERIEKEGKPFLTVWNPVERNDLGQWQKVAVQDPEWDPRNPGRMVTFNWNQRSYDVVFPTPLEERMDLRTTADWLIRPRLLKLNGIAEVIVMGGDKKQYQVLVDPIKLQEYNVSLQDVEAAVQSNNLNASGGFILSGQTERPVRIIGRLGALTNDVLEELRRAPVKMNGDRAVLMENVAEIVEGPAPKRGDASIDGHAGVVITIVKQPHADTRKLTDDVMAALHDAEASLPADIVINTKLFKLKSFIDRGIYYVEEALVIGAVLVVIVLFLFLLNLRTTFITLTAIPLSLVITTLVFRVVGMITGTELSINVMTLGGIAVAIGELVDDAIVDVENIFRRLGENNISPNPRPAIVVVFEASREIRSAIVFGTAVVVLAFMPLFALSGVEGRLFVPLGVAYIVSILASLLVSLTVTPVLSYYLLPQAKATHEHQDGRLLRFLKWGASFLIRFSMRHAAALLLLTWALVGVSVYELSRLGADFLPKIDEGSVQINVTLPGGSSLKASNEASSLIDAQLVKMQKSKANPNGPILHFFRRTGRAERDEHAQPVNVGEYILTMNPAANYDRDEFLETLLSDLKTNVPGVGIEAEQPLSHLISHMLSGVKAQVGIKIYGDDLDKLRELAGNVRDAITDIPGVTPPIIDPQERVDELHVVLKPEELAYFGLSREYVAKFVETALKGEAVSQVLEGQRRFDLVIKLNEQYRSDPYNLGELRLELPDDRGQIRLRELAEFPGSASGPNLVNRENVRRRQTIRCNVSGRDLASTVEEIEKQVREQVELPTGYFVEFGGQFEAQRSATLLITILAAVSVAGIFIVLMMLYPSARITFQILNAIPTAFIGGVFALVLTNQTLTVASMVGFVSLGGIAVRNGILLVTHYFHLMEEEGEDFSPQMVLRGSLERLAPVLMTALTAGIALIPLVVGGNKPGLEILYPVATVILGGLVTSTFCEFFIHPGLFWKFSGKDAERLVRSETSDEELLRAATQQHT from the coding sequence GTGCTCAATTCCATAATCCGACTTTCGTTAACGCATCGTACTCTGGTCCTGGCGGCCTGTGTGGTCATTCTGGCTTATGGTGGTTATCTGACCACCACATTGCCGATCGATGTTTTTCCTGATCTCGACCGCCCGCGGGTGGTGATCCTGACGCAGTGTCCCGGCATGTCGTCTGAAGAGGTCGAAACGCTGGTGACGTATCCTATCGAAACGGCTATTCTGGGGGCGAACGGCGTCGAAGATGTGCGCAGCCAGTCCAGCCAGGGGATGAACGTGATTTACATCGAGTTTGGTTGGAAGACTGAACCGCGCTACGCCCGTCAGATTGTTTCGGAACGCCTGGCAACTGTTCCCATGCCGCCTGGCATCCGCCCGATGATGACACCCCAGGCCTCGATTATGGGGCAGATTCTGCATGTGGGCATCCACCGCCGCACAGGACCTCAAGGAGGGACTTTAGTCCCGGTGGGACAGACAGGACTGCTGGCTGAACGCATCGAGAAAGAGGGGAAGCCATTTCTTACTGTCTGGAATCCAGTGGAACGCAACGATCTTGGCCAGTGGCAGAAAGTGGCAGTTCAGGATCCGGAATGGGACCCGCGAAATCCCGGTCGGATGGTTACGTTTAACTGGAATCAACGTTCGTATGACGTCGTCTTTCCGACTCCCCTGGAAGAACGGATGGACCTGCGTACGACAGCTGACTGGCTGATCAGGCCGCGGTTGCTCAAATTGAACGGCATCGCGGAAGTCATCGTGATGGGGGGCGATAAGAAACAGTACCAGGTGCTGGTCGACCCGATTAAGTTGCAGGAATATAACGTTTCACTGCAGGATGTCGAGGCGGCGGTCCAGTCGAATAACCTGAATGCCAGCGGCGGATTTATCCTCAGCGGCCAGACCGAACGCCCCGTGCGGATTATCGGCCGACTGGGTGCGCTGACCAATGATGTGCTGGAAGAACTCCGCAGGGCGCCCGTCAAAATGAACGGGGACCGTGCCGTACTGATGGAGAACGTGGCGGAAATCGTTGAAGGCCCTGCCCCGAAACGGGGAGACGCGAGTATCGATGGCCACGCGGGCGTGGTGATTACGATCGTCAAACAACCCCATGCGGATACCAGAAAGCTGACGGATGATGTGATGGCGGCCCTGCATGATGCGGAAGCGTCGCTGCCTGCCGACATCGTGATCAATACCAAGCTGTTTAAACTCAAAAGTTTCATTGACCGGGGGATTTACTATGTGGAAGAGGCCCTGGTGATTGGTGCGGTACTGGTGGTGATCGTATTGTTCCTGTTTCTGCTGAATCTGCGCACGACCTTCATCACACTGACCGCGATTCCCCTGTCGCTGGTGATCACGACGCTCGTGTTCCGCGTTGTCGGGATGATTACGGGAACGGAACTCTCGATCAATGTGATGACCCTGGGGGGGATTGCGGTTGCGATCGGGGAACTGGTCGACGATGCGATTGTGGACGTGGAAAATATTTTCCGTCGGCTGGGCGAAAACAACATCAGCCCGAATCCCAGACCGGCGATTGTCGTCGTTTTTGAAGCCAGTCGGGAAATCCGTTCGGCGATCGTTTTTGGTACCGCTGTCGTGGTGCTCGCGTTTATGCCTCTGTTTGCCCTGTCGGGAGTCGAAGGGCGTCTGTTCGTTCCCCTGGGGGTGGCCTATATTGTATCGATTCTGGCCTCGCTGCTGGTCTCGCTGACGGTGACTCCCGTGTTGTCTTACTACCTGCTGCCCCAGGCTAAAGCCACCCACGAACATCAGGACGGGCGCTTGCTGCGGTTTCTGAAATGGGGTGCCAGTTTTCTAATCCGGTTCAGTATGCGGCATGCTGCTGCCCTGCTGTTACTGACCTGGGCTCTGGTCGGCGTCAGTGTCTATGAGCTGTCCCGACTGGGGGCGGACTTCCTGCCAAAAATTGATGAAGGGAGCGTGCAGATCAATGTTACCCTGCCGGGGGGCTCTTCTTTGAAAGCTTCGAATGAGGCCTCTTCACTGATCGATGCCCAACTGGTGAAAATGCAGAAGTCCAAAGCTAATCCAAACGGTCCGATTTTGCACTTTTTCCGGCGGACCGGTCGGGCAGAACGGGATGAACATGCCCAACCTGTCAACGTGGGCGAATATATCCTGACAATGAATCCCGCAGCGAACTATGATCGCGATGAGTTTCTGGAGACGTTACTTTCCGATCTCAAAACGAATGTTCCCGGAGTGGGGATCGAGGCGGAACAGCCGCTGTCTCATCTCATCAGTCATATGCTGTCCGGGGTCAAAGCCCAGGTCGGGATTAAGATTTATGGGGATGATCTCGACAAACTGCGCGAACTGGCGGGCAACGTCCGGGATGCGATCACTGATATTCCCGGGGTGACTCCGCCGATCATCGATCCCCAGGAACGGGTGGATGAGTTGCATGTGGTGCTGAAGCCGGAAGAGCTGGCTTACTTCGGTTTGAGCCGCGAATATGTCGCCAAATTTGTGGAGACGGCCTTGAAAGGGGAAGCTGTCTCACAGGTTCTGGAGGGACAGCGACGGTTTGATCTGGTCATTAAACTCAATGAACAATACCGCTCGGACCCCTATAATCTGGGGGAATTGCGACTCGAACTTCCCGATGACAGAGGTCAGATCCGTTTGCGGGAACTGGCTGAATTCCCCGGATCCGCCAGCGGTCCGAACCTGGTCAACCGGGAAAACGTCCGCAGGCGACAGACGATCCGCTGTAATGTGTCGGGACGCGACCTGGCCAGTACCGTGGAGGAAATTGAAAAACAGGTGCGGGAACAGGTCGAACTGCCCACCGGTTATTTTGTGGAATTCGGAGGACAGTTTGAAGCACAGCGTTCCGCCACACTCCTGATTACGATTCTGGCGGCCGTCTCGGTGGCGGGTATCTTTATTGTGCTGATGATGCTGTATCCCTCGGCGCGGATCACGTTTCAGATTCTGAACGCCATTCCAACGGCCTTCATCGGCGGTGTCTTCGCGCTGGTCTTAACCAACCAGACCCTGACTGTTGCCAGTATGGTTGGTTTTGTGTCTCTGGGGGGGATTGCCGTCCGTAACGGCATTCTGCTCGTGACACATTATTTCCATTTAATGGAAGAAGAGGGAGAAGACTTTTCTCCCCAGATGGTACTGCGGGGCAGCCTGGAACGGCTGGCTCCGGTGCTGATGACCGCTTTGACCGCGGGGATCGCCTTGATTCCGCTGGTGGTGGGTGGTAATAAACCGGGACTGGAAATTCTCTATCCCGTAGCGACCGTTATTCTGGGAGGGCTGGTGACATCCACCTTTTGTGAATTTTTTATTCACCCCGGACTGTTCTGGAAATTTTCCGGCAAGGATGCCGAACGACTGGTTCGCAGCGAAACTTCAGACGAAGAACTGCTGCGGGCTGCAACACAACAACACACTTGA
- a CDS encoding efflux RND transporter periplasmic adaptor subunit: protein MKVLLQSMKPVLGITIFVLIAAGFVLRDHWLPLLEQNQADQSKDGAVSSKKADGKKNADQQKIILSDQAIANLGMKVKSELPETYWKTFQVPGMIVDLPGRSDQSVISPVDGVVEKMNYYPGDTVRPGDVLYTIRILSETLQQTQTNLFKDTQNIALAETKKKRLETTRGAIPEARIIEVANEIKRLHVAIKGYQHELLSRGFSQQQLQKISAGDFVRDLDILVPDRMDRVGSTRTPVALKASGTKVKQEPPLTFEVQESKLDLGQQVKTGEMLCLLADHRQLAIEGRAFRDETQLLERSVREGWPVEVDFQERESTHWPAIKQSFLIEYLSNVIDPVNRTFAFRMPLENQSRVVQQGDQTQVLWRFRPGQKVRLMIRVEKLENVFVLPADAVAREGAEAFIFTQNVNTFYRKPVRVLERDRRHTVIANDGSLTPGSFVVQGAAEQLNRMLKSSSDNDLPEGYHIHADGSLHKNEDEGK, encoded by the coding sequence ATGAAGGTACTTCTTCAATCGATGAAGCCTGTTCTGGGAATCACGATCTTTGTTTTGATTGCTGCCGGTTTTGTTTTGCGCGATCACTGGTTGCCGCTGCTGGAACAGAATCAGGCTGATCAATCGAAAGACGGGGCAGTTTCATCCAAAAAAGCTGACGGCAAAAAAAACGCGGATCAGCAAAAGATCATTCTCTCTGACCAGGCCATTGCCAATCTCGGAATGAAAGTGAAATCGGAACTTCCCGAGACGTACTGGAAAACGTTTCAGGTGCCGGGGATGATTGTGGATCTCCCCGGGCGCAGTGATCAGAGTGTGATTTCTCCCGTGGACGGCGTTGTTGAGAAAATGAATTATTATCCGGGCGATACGGTCCGGCCGGGGGACGTACTCTATACGATTCGAATTCTCAGTGAAACGTTACAGCAGACGCAGACCAACCTGTTCAAAGACACTCAGAATATCGCGCTGGCAGAGACAAAGAAAAAACGACTGGAGACAACACGCGGCGCGATACCCGAAGCGCGGATCATTGAGGTAGCCAATGAGATCAAACGGCTGCACGTGGCAATCAAGGGGTATCAGCATGAACTGCTCAGTCGTGGTTTTTCACAGCAGCAGTTGCAGAAAATCTCTGCCGGCGATTTCGTCAGAGATCTGGATATCCTGGTTCCGGATCGGATGGACCGGGTCGGCAGCACGAGAACGCCTGTCGCGCTGAAAGCATCAGGGACAAAAGTCAAACAGGAGCCACCGCTGACATTCGAAGTTCAGGAGAGCAAGCTCGATCTGGGGCAGCAGGTCAAGACGGGCGAGATGCTATGCCTGCTGGCCGATCATCGTCAACTGGCAATCGAGGGGCGTGCTTTTCGCGATGAAACCCAACTGCTGGAACGCAGTGTGCGAGAGGGCTGGCCTGTCGAAGTCGATTTCCAGGAAAGAGAATCGACTCACTGGCCTGCCATCAAACAGAGTTTCCTGATTGAGTACCTTTCAAATGTGATCGATCCGGTAAACCGAACCTTTGCGTTTCGTATGCCGCTGGAGAATCAGTCCCGGGTTGTGCAACAGGGAGACCAGACCCAGGTGCTCTGGCGTTTTCGTCCCGGACAGAAAGTGCGGCTGATGATCAGGGTGGAAAAACTGGAAAACGTGTTCGTGCTCCCGGCAGATGCCGTTGCCCGCGAAGGAGCGGAGGCGTTTATCTTCACTCAAAATGTGAATACCTTCTACCGCAAACCGGTGCGTGTGCTGGAGCGGGATCGACGGCATACCGTGATTGCCAATGATGGATCGCTGACTCCCGGTTCGTTTGTGGTTCAGGGAGCTGCAGAGCAGTTGAACCGCATGCTGAAGTCCTCTTCTGATAATGATTTGCCGGAAGGCTATCATATCCACGCGGACGGCAGTCTCCACAAAAACGAAGATGAAGGGAAATAG